The following proteins are encoded in a genomic region of Triticum dicoccoides isolate Atlit2015 ecotype Zavitan chromosome 1B, WEW_v2.0, whole genome shotgun sequence:
- the LOC119351009 gene encoding uncharacterized protein LOC119351009 produces MARKRKLEAAPGLDEADRTLHSAFGDAASSVSRLYSQAMAQQRHASRAGELHALEKLSQWILRRRAEEPTLTVADIMAHIQCEMEYGGGRDAQAAPRSAHRHPLVVDPETAFKPLQTSGVNQKTILY; encoded by the exons ATGGCGCGAAAGAGGAAGCTTGAGGCGGCGCCGGGGCTGGACGAGGCGGACCGGACGCTCCACTCCGCCTTCGGTGACGCCGCCAGCTCCGTCTCCCGGCTCTACTCCCAGGCCATGGCGCAGCAGAGGCACGCCTCCCGCGCCGGCGAGCTCCACGCCCTC GAGAAGCTCTCCCAGTGGATCCTCAGGAGGCGTGCGGAGGAGCCGACGCTGACGGTCGCCGACATCATGGCTCACATACAG TGCGAGATGGAATATGGCGGAGGCAGGGACGCGCAAGCCGCCCCGAGATCAGCACaccg CCATCCACTAGTGGTAGACCCTGAGACGGCCTTCAAACCTTTACAAACTTCGGGGGTAAATCAGAAAACAATTCTTTACTGA